The nucleotide window AAGTATAAGAATTCACAGCTTTCTTGTGATCTACGTGAAGGCGGGGGCGTACTTCGAGAACGTGGAGGTGGGGAAGAGCAAGACGAACCTGCTGTTGATCGGCGACGGCATCGGGAAGAAGGTGGTGAAGGCTAGCAGGAGTGTGGTGGACGGATGGACCACCTTCAGGTCTGCCACAGTCGGTAAGCCACcttccttcatcttcttctcttctcctaccTCCATGATTTCTTACAGTTCTATCGTAAAAGCCACCttccttcatcatcatcttcttcttctcctcttctccatcCTCCATGATTTCCTACGGTTTCATCGTAGTAAGTAATCAAATAGATAACGAAGAGACCAATGACCTCTTGCCATCATAAAAGCTCCAACATTCACTGGTGGACTGCACGTGAAATTTACAGTGCGTGGGTTGCACAGAAGAAACAGCATGTAGGACAGACTAAAGAGGGGGAGTAGGTAATCCAGGTCAGATCACTAGCTAGTACTTCTTTGGTATGTTCTTGCTAGATGTCCTTCTACACCTGTGACTCTGTCCGCTCCTCCGCTTATGCATGCCTGTGAGCCACAAACTCTTCCTACTtcactatcatcatcatcatcgtcatttcGACCTTCTTTGCGGTCCAAATCCATGGCAGAAACTGCAATATAAtggcaagcatttgagagtgggaGCAGCAAAGCCATGGCTGTGTTCTTCATCCGTGTTTTCCAGTTCAAGTAGGGTCTTCGCTCTGGTCAAGAAAAGCCGGTGCTGCCATGGGCAGGTCGGTGATAGGGAAGATGCCACTGTACACTTCAATAATGGTGTTGGTTAGGCATAATTGAATGCTAGTTCACAGAacatatatgaaaataatattagtgTTGGAGGTGTCATTTACATCCTCGAGCAATTATGGTAATGCATGGTGGAAAATATTTATGTGCTTAAGATTCGAGATAGATGAATTAGAGATTTAtctggttaattatatattaccccatATATCTATtagtatcattattttttttatttaaaaaaaatatattaggatCATTATAATTTTAGGAGTAAAAGTGataagcaaaaaaataattttaatatttaatatcgtTATACTTGTTATAACGATCAAAtacaaatatattaaataaattattatttttaaagattatctTATAACTTGGTATATGCCCAATTGATGTGATATGTTTTATAGAAAGGATAAGTGATAAGGGTGAGATTCAAACCCAATATCTTCCATATCTCATACAAATATATCACACTGtaaactaaacaaaaaaaaaaaagagatgaatacatcataatttacataattattttaaaattaaaaatttcatctTAACAATTGTTTAAACCTAGAAATTAGATACAACATTCATTGAACCTATTTTAATCTAAAATATATCGATATCAAGATGATACCAGTGAGATAATATTCCTCTTaacaatttttttctaataacaATTAGACGATATTCTAtctatttgaaaaattaaaattcaaTCTTTATAATATTAAACTTTATATATTCTGATACACTTATCAAAgtgtatttatttttatatcttaGAACTTAAATGTTAATTTTTGATTTCttagcctttttttttctttttttagagaGAGATTTAAACAAGGGTTCTTATAATATTGAGTACAAAAACTTTCGTCAGCCACACCTCCGCCTCCATAACCCTAAGAGAAACCCCGTCGCGGTCATGGCGGCTGTCGCCCAGCGGAGGGCCTCCCATCTCCTCTCCCGAATCCTTCCGCGGTCGCCGCTCTCTCGCGACCGCGGTCCCCTTGCTCGCCTCACCGCCGCCGCCATCGATGTTGCCCACCCGGCTGCCCCCGCGCTGCCGTGGCTCTTCGTCGCCCGTCACAAGGCGACTTCCGGCTCCGGATACTCCCCGCTCAACGACCCGTCCCCGAACTGGAGCAACCGCCCGCCAAAGGAGACCATCCTCCTCGACGGCTGCGACTACGAGCAATGGCTCATCGTCATGGAGTTCCCGGAGGACCCTAAGCCGTCCGAAGACGAGATGATCGGAGCATACGTCAAGACTCTCGCGGCCGTCGTCGGTTCGTAAGTGACCCGACTCTCACTCGTGGCGACATGGGCATCCGTGGCTTAGAGCTTTGAATTTTCGGTCTAATCATGGTGCTGCGTTGATTTCAGTGAGGAGGAAGCAAAGATGAGAATCTACTCTGTTTCCACCACAACCTATACCGGATTTGGGGCTTTGATCTCCGAGGAGCTCTCTTACAAAGGTATCGCCT belongs to Musa acuminata AAA Group cultivar baxijiao chromosome BXJ1-11, Cavendish_Baxijiao_AAA, whole genome shotgun sequence and includes:
- the LOC108951712 gene encoding multiple organellar RNA editing factor 3, mitochondrial-like; this encodes MAAVAQRRASHLLSRILPRSPLSRDRGPLARLTAAAIDVAHPAAPALPWLFVARHKATSGSGYSPLNDPSPNWSNRPPKETILLDGCDYEQWLIVMEFPEDPKPSEDEMIGAYVKTLAAVVGSEEEAKMRIYSVSTTTYTGFGALISEELSYKGLPGVLWVLPDSYLFVPNKDYGGDLFVDGKVIHRPQFRFTDQNQAETTVR